A single genomic interval of Trichosurus vulpecula isolate mTriVul1 chromosome 6, mTriVul1.pri, whole genome shotgun sequence harbors:
- the LOC118854086 gene encoding glyceraldehyde-3-phosphate dehydrogenase-like, giving the protein MVRVGVNGFGRIGRLVTRAAFQTGKVDIVAINDPFIDINYMVYLFKYDSTHGKFQGSVRADYDRLVINGRSITVSQEKDPANIRWGSVGVEYVIESTGVFTTMEKAQAHLRGGCRRVIISAPSADAPMFVMGVNHETYNNSYTVVSNASCTTNCLAPLAKVIHENFGIVEGLMTTIHATTATQKTVDGPSGKNWRDGRGAGQNIIPAATGAAKAVGKVIPELNGKLTGMAFRVPVPNVSVVDLTCRLERPATFDDIKRLMKQASEGHMRNILGYTEDQVVSTDFIGDVNSCTFDAEASIALNDYFIKLIAWYDNEFGYSNRMLDLIVYMSSRE; this is encoded by the coding sequence ATGGTGAGGGTTGGAGTCAACGGATTTGGCCGTATCGGGCGTCTCGTAACCAGGGCTGCATTTCAAACAGGCAAAGTAGATATTGTGGCCATTAATGATCCTTTCATTGATATAAACTACATGGTTTATCTGTTCAAATATGATTCAACTCATGGAAAATTTCAAGGCTCTGTCAGAGCTGATTATGACAGGCTGGTGATAAATGGAAGATCTATTACTGTCTCCCAGGAAAAGGATCCTGCCAATATCAGATGGGGAAGTGTTGGTGTTGAATATGTCATAGAATCTACTGGTGTCTTCACCACCATGGAGAAGGCTCAGGCTCACCTGAGGGGGGGCTGCAGACGAGTCATCATCTCTGCTCCTTCAGCTGATGCCCCCATGTTTGTGATGGGAGTAAACCATGAGACCTATAATAATTCTTATACAGTAGTTAGTAATGCCTCATGTACTACCAACTGTTTGGCCCCTCTAGCCAAGGTCATCCATGAAAACTTTGGCATTGTAGAAGGACTCATGACTACGATCCATGCCACTACTGCTACCCAGAAGACTGTAGATGGCCCTAGTGGCAAAAACTGGCGTGATGGCCGTGGAGCTGGCCAGAACATCATTCCTGCTGCCACGGGGGCTGCCAAGGCTGTGGGCAAAGTCATCCCTGAACTTAATGGCAAACTTACTGGCATGGCCTTTCGAGTCCCTGTTCCTAATGTGTCAGTTGTAGATCTGACCTGCCGCCTGGAGAGACCTGCCACATTTGATGATATCAAGAGGCTTATGAAACAAGCATCTGAGGGACATATGAGAAATATCCTTggctacacagaggaccaagttGTATCCACTGATTTCATTGGTGACGTCAACTCTTGCACTTTTGATGCTGAAGCTAGTATTGCCCTCAATGATTACTTTATTAAACTCATTGCCTGGTATGATAATGAATTCGGTTATAGTAACCGTATGTTGGATCTCATTGTCTATATGTCCTCCAGGGAATAA